From Aedes albopictus strain Foshan chromosome 1, AalbF5, whole genome shotgun sequence, one genomic window encodes:
- the LOC134284930 gene encoding uncharacterized protein LOC134284930, giving the protein MYGKCQFFEDCCKERVFGAWQTEKTGGKLSQLRFGYFIFSVETTQYFICNMLHSKQNVIDPETTPLVAYESSIKSGTHGDVYQKQLAQLLLLRLTREGKDFNLAYELTFADKFDDVVLYDKEAKQWTFIQSKHADKYSRIDLNGLLPNANREKGDFNLYKYFTSYMLIRDRFKGKLNFLLFTNKKLDNKLKTAVDKISIDDRGVDEYLRFTFKGATQKVLTPTDTTIQSIMKYTNEDFYSLVDALKELFTTEIITNELRKYKAYLSDILQESGNNHISFQDAFNDSLIIIAELYKVLQPELHNMKPIVKPPKFNVNKPKNVYASYPLVGSQDFDNLIAAIKDLFRSGTVSAHLKKYENLLALILTTTANGQLVFKDTFNWDLICKAELYRKLKTELSDMNKKVITKEKLFDGKDKSHPVLYAEASDVREFFALLTLSVHQPNDLEPFIVEELHLWMRQWLRPDVLGKLTEVDDKNAVRDLDDYFDEALQCKQGNSKPYLGQDFVTQYFNRLRFKIVEMYPILNVTNQLYINRVITFEKEEKEMHQSESLEAPQFDGKMIFEVNLGFRRIDSHINNTSIPGLEMTNNKSHVVRMIASSIAEKMKYRIHERISLLNGTYEEMSDMQFVANLKPMFSHNRCLVLTAEPGIGKTELLHYVALEYQKLGSGAVFLFHLNRIQDSKDVLGNVSSFDILKSALSPKNVELIQNVLNKKNDDQITMLFDGYDEIHEKNRNKIDNLLELLIKSKHIQLVISARSHKKKSLQNFFQKHNLNVRYFSLEPFSSKNIYDYLAQSWEENEICDVNPKFNTYSKFLIEKFYSLCRVPLMTKMASEIYKSRYELFKALNIIDEVGEISYLDKEFLEIEHIYKTFIEKCLEVKTEDACDGIGKVDLHKQILDGFYVDHQLLAIKFLDVDELKFVIKNPKNKETLDRIQTDHKEQFEKSILVQFIDDEVFFTHYSYAEYFVANYLWEHFDYVQKAIKKVLSSFPGIRKFFIKIIEKKDISFVSEIDEEASFFSEEFVLWACESNAIELLKFVLSKKNQHRKNEKEMLHIAIINGSDKICSYLINYCQVHPDVELDGGYAPLHMAILFSQRHIVQLLLENGADINIRNAKSNSVTPLHFACQNGHKEVVEILIRRNANIDALDKNNVTSLHLACLNGHKEVVEILVHEKANIDALAEMKFTPLHLACCNGHKEVVEILVRESANIDALAENKYTPLHLACEDGHKEVVEILIREKANIDALTENKCTPLHVACGNGHKEVVEILAREKANIDAVAEKKFTPLHLACQYGHKEVVEILIREKANIDALTENKCTPLHVACGNGHKEVVEILAREKANIDAVAEKKFTPLHLACQYGHKEVVEILIREKANIAALDEKKCTPLHLACKDGHKEVVEILIREKANIAALADIKFTPLHLACQYGHKEVVEILVREKANIAALAEKSAHLSI; this is encoded by the coding sequence atGCAATATGCTGCACTCAAAGCAAAACGTTATTGATCCAGAAACAACACCGCTTGTGGCGTACGAAAGCAGCATCAAGTCTGGAACTCACGGTGATGTGTACCAAAAGCAGTTAGCCCAACTTCTTTTGCTTAGACTGACACGAGAAGGGAAGGATTTCAACTTGGCTTATGAACTGACATTCGCGGATAAGTTTGATGACGTGGTACTGTACGATAAAGAAGCCAAGCAATGGACTtttatacaatcaaaacatgctgacaAATATTCAAGGATAGATCTCAATGGATTGCTTCCTAATGCGAATCGGGAGAAAGGGGATTTCAATTTGTACAAATATTTCACTTCGTACATGTTAATTCGAGACAGGTTCAAAGGCAAACTTAATTTTCTGCTGTTTACCAATAAGAAACTTGATAACAAGTTGAAAACTGCAGTAGATAAAATATCGATCGACGATCGAGGTGTAGACGAATATCTTCGCTTTACTTTTAAAGGGGCAACGCAGAAAGTTCTTACACCGACTGACACGACCATTCAATCAATCATGAAATACACCAACGAAGATTTTTATTCCCTGGTGGACGCTCTTAAAGAACTTTTCACTACAGAAATTATTACGAACGAGTTACGGAAATACAAAGCTTATTTAAGTGATATTTTGCAGGAGTCGGGAAACAACCATATAAGTTTCCAAGATGCCTTCAACGACTCATTGATTATCATTGCTGAATTATACAAAGTACTTCAACCAGAGCTACACAATATGAAACCAATTGTTAAGCCACCAAAATTCAACGTCAATAAACCGAAAAATGTGTATGCAAGCTACCCACTAGTGGGAAGTCAGGATTTCGACAACCTGATTGCCGCCATCAAAGATCTTTTTCGTAGCGGAACTGTATCTGCTCATTTAAAGAAGTACGAAAATCTTTTAGCTTTGATTCTAACAACAACCGCGAATGGTCAGCTGGTATTCAAAGATACATTCAATTGGGATCTAATTTGTAAAGCTGAACTGTATCGAAAATTGAAAACTGAGTTGAGTGACATGAATAAGAAGGTAATTACGAAGGAGAAACTGTTCGATGGAAAGGACAAATCCCATCCAGTATTATACGCTGAGGCATCTGATGTGAGAGAATTTTTTGCGCTGCTCACATTGTCAGTGCATCAACCGAATGATCTAGAACCCTTCATCGTCGAGGAATTGCACTTGTGGATGAGGCAGTGGCTGCGACCCGACGTTTTAGGTAAGCTAACCGAAGTCGATGATAAAAATGCGGTGAGAGATTTGGATGATTATTTTGACGAAGCGCTTCAGTGCAAACAAGGTAATTCCAAACCATACTTAGGTCAAGATTTTGTCACGCAGTATTTCAACAGGTTACGGTTCAAAATTGTAGAAATGTATCCGATATTGAATGTAACCAATCAGTTATATATTAACAGAGTGATTACTTTTGAAAAAGAGGAAAAAGAGATGCACCAATCAGAATCCTTGGAAGCTCCTCAATTTGATGGAAAAATGATATTTGAAGTAAATCTCGGTTTTAGAAGAATTGATTCACATATTAATAACACAAGCATACCTGGGCTCGAAATGACTAACAATAAATCCCATGTTGTCAGAATGATAGCTAGTTCGATTGCAGAAAAAATGAAATATCGAATACATGAAAGGATATCGCTTCTTAATGGAACATACGAGGAAATGTCAGATATGCAGTTTGTAGCAAATCTAAAGCCTATGTTTTCACATAATCGATGTTTAGTTTTAACAGCGGAGCCTGGCATAGGTAAAACTGAACTTCTCCACTATGTTGCGCTAGAGTATCAAAAACTCGGATCAGGAGCAGTTTTCTTATTTCACTTGAACAGAATACAAGATTCAAAGGACGTTTTAGGAAACGTTTCATCATTCGATATTCTCAAATCTGCGTTATCTCCAAAAAATGTTGAACTCATACAAAacgttttaaataaaaaaaatgatgatcaAATTACGATGCTCTTTGATGGGTATGAcgaaattcatgagaaaaatCGAAACAAAATAGACAATCTACTTGAATTATTAATAAAATCAAAACATATTCAACTTGTTATAAGTGCAAGAAGTCATAAGAAAAAATCTTTgcagaacttttttcagaaacACAATTTGAATGTCAGATACTTTTCATTGGAGCCATTTAGCAGTAAAAATATATATGATTATCTTGCACAATCTTGGGAAGAAAATGAAATATGTGATGTTAATCCAAAATTTAATACGTATTCCAAATTTCTAATCGAAAAATTTTATAGCTTGTGCAGAGTTCCATTAATGACCAAAATGGCCTCTGAAATCTACAAATCACGTTACGAGCTGTTCAAGGCATTAAATATAATCGACGAAGTAGGAGAAATAAGTTATTTAGATAAAGAGTTTCTAGAAATTGAGCATATCTATAAAACATTTatagaaaaatgtttggaagTAAAGACAGAGGATGCCTGTGATGGAATTGGAAAAGTTGATTTGCACAAACAAATTTTGGATGGGTTTTATGTTGACCATCAATTACTGGCAATTAAATTTCTTGATGTTGATGAGCTCAAGTTTGTCATAAAAAACCCCAAAAACAAGGAAACATTGGATAGAATTCAAACTGATCATAAAGAACAGTTTGAAAAATCCATTCTTGTACAATTTATCGACGATGAAGTGTTTTTCACCCATTACTCATACGCCGAGTATTTTGTAGCGAACTATCTTTGGGAGCATTTTGACTATGTGCAAAAGGCTATTAAAAAAGTTTTGTCTTCTTTTCCGGGAATAAgaaaattttttataaaaataattgaaaaaaaagacatttcattcGTATCAGAAATCGATGAAGAGGCgtcttttttttctgaagaatttgtcttaTGGGCTTGTGAAAGTAATGCTATTGAATTGTTGAAATTTgtactttcaaaaaaaaaccagCATAGAAAGAATGAGAAAGAAATGCTCCATATTGCCATTATAAACGGAAGTGACAAAATATGCTCCTATTTGATAAATTACTGTCAAGTGCATCCCGATGTTGAACTTGATGGTGGATATGCTCCTTTACATATGGCCATTCTATTTAGTCAAAGACATATAGTTCAGCTACTGCTAGAAAATGGCGCTGACATTAATATTCGGAACGCAAAATCGAATTCTGTTACTCCCCTTCATTTTGCATGTCAAAACggtcataaagaggttgtggaaatattaatTAGGAGAAACGCCAACATTGACGCATTGGATAAAAATAATGTCACATCCCTTCACTTAGCATGCCTGAAtggtcataaagaggttgtggaaatattagTTCATGAAAAAGCCAACATTGACGCATTGGCTGAAATGAAGTTCACACCTCTCCATTTGGCTTGCTGTAATGGCCATAAAGAGGTTGTTGAAATATTAGTTAGGGAAAGTGCCAACATTGACGCATTGGCTGAAAATAAGTACACACCTCTTCATTTGGCATGCGAGGATGGCCATAAggaggttgtggaaatattaatAAGGGAAAAAGCCAACATTGACGCATTGACTGAAAATAAGTGCACACCTCTTCATGTAGCATGCGGTAATGGCcataaagaggttgtggaaatattagCTAGGGAAAAAGCCAACATTGACGCAGTGGCTGAAAAAAAGTTCACACCTCTCCATTTAGCATGTCAGTAtggtcataaagaggttgtggaaatattaatAAGGGAAAAAGCCAACATTGACGCATTGACTGAAAATAAGTGCACACCTCTTCATGTAGCATGCGGTAATGGCcataaagaggttgtggaaatattagCTAGGGAAAAAGCCAACATTGACGCAGTGGCTGAAAAAAAGTTCACACCTCTCCATTTAGCATGTCAGTAtggtcataaagaggttgtggaaatattaatAAGGGAAAAAGCCAACATTGCCGCATTGGATGAAAAAAAGTGCACACCTCTTCATTTAGCATGCAAGGATGGCCATAAggaggttgtggaaatattaatAAGGGAAAAAGCCAACATTGCCGCATTGGCTGATATAAAGTTCACACCTCTCCATTTAGCATGTCAGTAtggtcataaagaggttgtggaaatattagTTAGGGAAAAAGCCAACATTGCCGCATTGGCTGAAAAAAGTGCACACCTCTCCATTTAG
- the LOC134284931 gene encoding ankyrin-1-like has product MYGYKEIVEILIREKANIAASAEKKFTPLHLACQYGHKEVVEILVGEKANIDALIENKCTPLHLACENGHREVVEILVREKANIDALAEKKFTPLHLACKNGHKEVAEILIRENANIDALIENKCTPLHLACQNGHKEVVKMFVRGNANIEALAENKFTPLHVACQNGHKEVVKILIRGNANIDALTENKSTPLHVACQDGHKEVAEILIRENANIDALTENKFTPLHVACKNGHKEVVKILIRGNANIHALDENKCTPLHLACMCGHKEVVEILIRENANIAALAEHNCTPLHLAYLIGYKEIVEILIDHFRQKCLSALRLSDN; this is encoded by the coding sequence ATGTATGGTTATAAAGAGATTGTGGAAATATTGATTAGGGAAAAAGCCAACATTGCCGCATCGGCTGAAAAAAAGTTCACACCTCTCCATTTAGCATGTCAGTAtggtcataaagaggttgtggaaatattagTTGGGGAAAAAGCCAACATTGACGCATTGATTGAAAATAAGTGCACACCTCTTCATTTGGCTTGCGAGAATGGCCATAgagaggttgtggaaatattagTTAGGGAAAAAGCCAACATTGACGCATTGGCTGAAAAAAAGTTCACACCTCTTCATTTGGCTTGCAAGAATGGCCATAAAGAGGTTGCGGAAATATTAATAAGGGAAAATGCCAACATTGACGCATTGATTGAAAATAAGTGCACACCTCTTCATTTGGCTTGCCAGAATGGCCATAAAGAGGTTGTGAAAATGTTTGTTAGGGGAAATGCCAACATTGAGGCATTGGCTGAAAATAAGTTCACACCTCTTCATGTGGCTTGCCAGAATGGCCATAAAGAGGTTGTGAAAATATTAATTAGGGGAAATGCCAACATTGACGCATTGACTGAAAATAAGTCCACACCTCTTCATGTGGCTTGCCAGGATGGCCATAAAGAGGTTGCGGAAATATTAATTAGGGAAAATGCCAACATTGACGCATtgactgaaaataagttcacacCTCTTCATGTGGCTTGCAAGAATGGCCATAAAGAGGTTGTGAAAATATTAATTAGGGGAAATGCCAACATCCACGCATTGGATGAAAATAAGTGCACACCTCTTCATTTAGCATGTATGTGtggtcataaagaggttgtggaaatattgattAGGGAAAATGCCAACATTGCTGCCTTGGCTGAACATAATTGCACACCTCTTCATTTAGCATATCTGATTGGTTATAAAGAGATTGTGGAAATATTAATAGACCATTTCCGTCAAAAATGTTTAAGTGCTCTTCGGCTTTCCGACAATTAA